CGGCTACGCCCGCTTGCTGGTACGCTGCCGCAACCTCATTATAGTCGCGCTCACCCGTCTGGTGGATGACCCGTAAACCGGGAATTCGCTGCTGTACTTCCGGGATGGCCCCGATCATGGCCTGGTTGATGGCCCTGGCCCCTTGGCTTCCGCCAAAGATCAGCAATGTTGGCGGACCGGGACCGCCGGCGGCCGCGGGCGACGAAGGAATCGCAAAAAACTCCTGCCGCACCGGCACGCCCACCACTTGCGGGTTGCGGAAATATTTCGCGGTCTGCTCAAAGTGCACGGCCGCAGCCGACACCCGCTTGCCCACAACCTTGTTGGCGAATCCCGGCACGTAATTGGGCTCAAACGCTAAGGTGGGAATCTTCTCCAGGAGGGCCGCCGCCATGGCCGGACCTGAAGCATAGCCGCCCACGCCCACCACCACATCAGGATTGAAAATCGCCATGATCTTGCGCGCTTGCATAATGGCCAGCGGCAGATCAATAAGGGTCCGCAGCCGTGTGAGCCAACTCACGTTCTTCAGCGCGCCGATCTTGACCCGCATCAGCCCAAAGCCCGCCGCCGGCACCAGCCGGTTCTCAATGCCGCGCGCCGTGCCGACGAACAACACCTCCGCGCCGTATTGCGCTTTGAGTTCCCGGGCAATAGCCAGCGCCGGAATCACGTGACCGCCTGTTCCACCGCCGGCAATGAGTACGCGCATGTCAGGAAGAGTCTACCCGACGCGGCCAGCCTCCATGAGCACGTGTGCCCTAGTAATCATCACACTTTGGTCGGCAGTCCGACGCCCGTTTCCCTCCCCCTGTGACATCCATCACAGCCTGCCTGCCCAAGAGAAGTGGTATCATCGCCGCTCATAGGCTGAGACCGCGGTTACCGGTGCAATGCTTCTTCTCGCACGCAGATCCTGGTGCGAACATGTAACCCGGTTACCGAAAGACCAGACAAATCACACCGACTGCCAGGAGGCGTTTATGGCAACTGTCGCCCACACTGAATCCGGAATTGAGCAGCTCTTACAATCGGAAACCGAACTTCAGGCGCCGGCATTTCTGAAAGAACAAGCAAAGCTGAAAGACTATGACGCCGAGTACAAGCGTTCGGTGGACGACCCTGACGCGTTCTGGGACGGTGTCGCCAAAGAACTGGAATGGTTCCAGCCCTGGAACAAGGTGTTTCAATCCACGTATCCCACGTTCCAGTGGTTTCTGGGCGGCAAGTGCAACATCGCTTACAACGCGCTCGATCGCCAGGTGAAGTCCGGACGCAAGAACAAAGTCGCTTACATCTGGACCACTGAAGACGGCAGCGAACGCCAGATCACCTACGGCCAGTTGCTGGACTTTGTCTCCCGCACCGCCAACGGCCTCAAGTCGCTGGGGGTGAAGAAGGGCGACCGCGTCATCATCTATATGCCGCTGGCGCTGGAAGGCGTGGTGAGCATGCTGGCTTGCGCGCGCATCGGCGCGGTGCACTCCGTGG
The Terriglobia bacterium genome window above contains:
- the murG gene encoding undecaprenyldiphospho-muramoylpentapeptide beta-N-acetylglucosaminyltransferase codes for the protein MRVLIAGGGTGGHVIPALAIARELKAQYGAEVLFVGTARGIENRLVPAAGFGLMRVKIGALKNVSWLTRLRTLIDLPLAIMQARKIMAIFNPDVVVGVGGYASGPAMAAALLEKIPTLAFEPNYVPGFANKVVGKRVSAAAVHFEQTAKYFRNPQVVGVPVRQEFFAIPSSPAAAGGPGPPTLLIFGGSQGARAINQAMIGAIPEVQQRIPGLRVIHQTGERDYNEVAAAYQQAGVAAEVSAFIDNMPQAFAQADLLVCRSGASTVAEITAAGKPAIFVPFPQAADDHQRRNAEAIASGGAAVLIAQAELTPQRLAETIVELLGDRKKLAEMSARARALSHHDAAGRVARMVAELAGKKQLAISK